In a single window of the Pseudogemmatithrix spongiicola genome:
- the fadI gene encoding acetyl-CoA C-acyltransferase FadI yields MPIYEPGRRIAIIAGVRTPFAKAGTTLRALSAIELGKIAVSELVHRTDLDPKTLDLLVFGTVVPNVTAPNIAREVALMPLLPKGVDAYSVSRACASANQAITDAADQLALGHADVAIAGGAESLSNVPILHSRGFSDALVAASKAKTLGQRVQAFSKIRGKDFIPITPAIAEPTTGETMGQSAEKMAKLNGITREEQDQLALASHLNAAAGIKDGRLRAEVAPVIAGPKYEAVTDDNIVRADTTLEALAGLKPVFDKRYGTITAGNASPLTDGAAAVLLMREDVAKALGHTPKAFIRAYAYAAVDPGEQLLQAPVLAAPKALKRAGLTLKDMDLIEMHEAFAAQVLSNIKGLESREWAQRAGFSEPTGTVDRSKLNVMGGSVSIGHPFGATGARILTTLTNELARRGGQFGLMTVCAAGGLGHAMVVERA; encoded by the coding sequence ATGCCTATCTACGAGCCGGGGCGGCGCATCGCGATCATCGCGGGCGTGCGGACCCCATTCGCCAAGGCCGGCACCACCCTCCGGGCGCTCAGCGCGATCGAGCTTGGCAAGATCGCCGTCAGCGAACTGGTGCATCGGACCGATCTGGACCCCAAGACCCTCGACCTGCTGGTGTTCGGCACGGTCGTCCCCAACGTCACCGCTCCGAACATCGCGCGCGAAGTCGCGCTGATGCCGCTGCTGCCCAAGGGCGTGGACGCGTACAGCGTCTCGCGCGCCTGCGCCTCGGCGAACCAGGCGATCACCGACGCCGCGGACCAGCTCGCGCTGGGCCATGCCGACGTCGCGATTGCCGGCGGTGCGGAGAGCCTGTCGAACGTGCCGATCCTGCACTCGCGCGGCTTCTCGGATGCACTGGTCGCAGCGAGCAAGGCGAAGACGCTGGGGCAGCGCGTCCAGGCCTTCTCGAAGATCCGCGGCAAGGACTTCATCCCGATCACGCCGGCCATTGCCGAGCCCACGACGGGCGAGACGATGGGCCAGAGCGCCGAGAAGATGGCGAAGCTCAACGGCATCACACGCGAGGAGCAGGACCAGCTCGCGCTGGCCTCGCACCTGAACGCGGCGGCGGGCATCAAGGACGGGCGTCTCCGCGCGGAGGTCGCGCCGGTGATCGCCGGACCCAAGTACGAGGCCGTGACCGACGACAACATCGTGCGTGCCGACACGACGCTCGAGGCCTTGGCGGGCCTCAAGCCCGTGTTCGACAAGCGCTACGGCACGATCACAGCGGGCAATGCCTCGCCGCTCACCGACGGCGCGGCCGCCGTGCTGCTGATGCGCGAGGACGTGGCGAAGGCGTTGGGGCACACGCCGAAGGCGTTCATCCGGGCGTATGCGTACGCCGCGGTGGATCCCGGTGAACAGCTCCTGCAGGCCCCAGTGCTCGCGGCGCCGAAGGCGCTCAAGCGGGCCGGCCTCACGCTCAAGGACATGGACCTGATCGAGATGCACGAGGCCTTCGCCGCGCAGGTGCTCAGCAACATCAAGGGCCTGGAGAGCAGGGAGTGGGCGCAGCGCGCCGGCTTCAGCGAGCCGACCGGAACGGTGGACCGCAGCAAGCTGAACGTGATGGGCGGCTCGGTGAGCATCGGCCACCCGTTCGGCGCGACGGGTGCGCGCATCCTCACGACGCTGACCAACGAACTCGCCCGCCGCGGCGGGCAGTTCGGGCTCATGACTGTCTGCGCGGCCGGCGGACTCGGCCACGCGATGGTGGTGGAGCGCGCCTGA
- a CDS encoding glycerol-3-phosphate dehydrogenase/oxidase, whose product MSTPHAPRRSERLQALAGDRFDLAVIGGGITGAGVARDAARRGLRVALLEAEDFAAGTSSRSSRLVHGGVRYLEHGYLHLVWESSRERRRLLQQAPHLVRPLQFTWPVYRGARVKRWQLAAALTMYDALAMFRNVGRHRRLDTSGVLSAEPLLARDGLLGGATYWDAATDDSRLTLANVLDAAAHGAVVLNHAPVRRLTFNGEHGPADGVEVHDALGGATIHVRAKLVVSCVGPWTDEIARLEDPHAGPAVRGTKGVHIAVPASRVGNVAAVTMLSPDDGRVMFTLPASGGMTIVGTTDTPTTEHPADVRAARADVRYLLNAANRFFPEARLTEDDVVSAWAGIRPLVASGNTGDPSSASREHATQLSRRGVLTATGGKLTTYRAQAQQIVDAAVQRLGVTTKACDTADAPLPGARPAATGGDVRIVPELTWRESDVDQAVRQEFAESLADVMIRRTFLAFELPDQGRSIAPRIARRMAPRLGWTDAGIANAVREYTQALDRIFTITP is encoded by the coding sequence ATGTCCACCCCCCATGCCCCGCGGCGCAGCGAGCGCCTCCAGGCTCTCGCCGGCGACCGATTCGACCTCGCGGTCATCGGGGGCGGCATCACGGGTGCGGGAGTCGCCCGCGACGCCGCGCGGCGTGGACTGCGCGTCGCGCTGCTCGAAGCGGAGGATTTCGCGGCCGGCACCTCCAGCCGCTCGTCGCGACTCGTCCACGGCGGCGTGCGCTACCTCGAGCACGGCTACCTGCATCTCGTGTGGGAGTCCAGCCGGGAACGCCGACGCCTGCTGCAGCAAGCCCCGCATCTCGTCCGGCCGCTGCAGTTCACGTGGCCGGTGTACCGCGGCGCGCGGGTGAAGCGTTGGCAGCTCGCCGCCGCGCTGACGATGTACGACGCCCTCGCGATGTTCCGGAACGTCGGACGCCACCGGCGGCTCGACACCAGCGGCGTGCTGAGCGCCGAGCCGCTGCTCGCCCGCGACGGACTGCTCGGCGGCGCCACCTACTGGGATGCCGCCACTGACGACTCGCGCCTCACCCTCGCGAACGTGCTCGACGCCGCGGCGCATGGCGCCGTGGTCCTGAACCACGCGCCAGTGCGACGCCTGACCTTCAATGGCGAGCACGGCCCCGCCGACGGCGTCGAGGTGCACGACGCACTCGGCGGCGCGACCATCCATGTGCGGGCCAAGCTCGTCGTGAGCTGCGTCGGCCCCTGGACGGACGAGATCGCGCGTCTCGAAGATCCGCACGCCGGACCGGCCGTCCGCGGCACCAAGGGCGTGCATATCGCCGTGCCGGCATCGCGCGTCGGAAACGTGGCGGCCGTGACCATGCTCTCGCCCGACGACGGACGCGTGATGTTCACGCTGCCAGCGAGCGGTGGCATGACGATCGTCGGCACCACGGACACACCGACGACGGAGCATCCCGCCGACGTGCGGGCCGCACGCGCCGATGTACGCTACCTGCTGAATGCCGCAAACCGCTTCTTTCCCGAGGCGCGGCTGACGGAGGATGACGTCGTCTCGGCGTGGGCCGGCATCCGACCGCTGGTGGCGAGTGGCAACACGGGCGACCCCTCCAGTGCGTCGCGCGAGCATGCGACGCAACTCTCGCGGCGCGGCGTGCTGACGGCCACGGGCGGCAAGCTGACGACCTATCGCGCGCAGGCACAGCAGATCGTCGACGCGGCCGTGCAGCGCCTTGGCGTCACCACCAAAGCCTGCGACACCGCCGACGCGCCCCTCCCGGGCGCGCGTCCTGCGGCGACGGGCGGCGACGTGCGGATCGTGCCCGAGCTCACGTGGCGCGAATCCGACGTTGACCAAGCCGTGCGCCAGGAGTTCGCCGAATCGCTCGCCGACGTCATGATCCGACGTACCTTTCTCGCATTCGAATTGCCGGACCAGGGGCGGAGCATCGCGCCGCGCATCGCGCGACGGATGGCACCGCGGCTCGGCTGGACCGACGCCGGCATCGCGAACGCCGTCCGGGAATACACGCAGGCCCTCGACCGCATCTTCACCATCACGCCCTGA
- a CDS encoding sialidase family protein: MRASLPLALLLAASVACAGDDAPHSYALTETPLPVGADATEPNFYTATDGRVVMSWIERVDSSTHALRIAIRSTDGSWGEPRDVTRRSDFWLNWADFPSVAMLADGRLLAHWPQRNGSGRYAYEVRMAESRDEGRTWSESVTPHQPGIEAEHGFVSILPFDSGALVVFLDGGNNITSAPAHAHGDAEHSTPMTLAANRWGNAPLSPATKTVVDARVCDCCQTSAALSASGPVVVYRDRSDTKPEIRDIVISRLVNGAWTPAVPVHADNWEVDFCPVNGPMVQAYGDTVVVAWFTAARDTAKVQVAFSYDAGATFGAPVRVDEGNPAGRVGLQLFDGAAYVSWLERGAGDSAFVKLRRVERDGRADTSIVVSPSSGARSSGFPRMARLRDGLLFAWTVPGRPSVIRGATYRRVE; the protein is encoded by the coding sequence ATGCGCGCCTCCCTCCCCCTCGCGCTCCTCCTCGCCGCGTCCGTCGCCTGTGCCGGCGATGATGCGCCGCACTCCTACGCCCTCACCGAGACCCCGCTGCCGGTGGGCGCGGATGCCACGGAGCCGAACTTCTACACGGCCACGGACGGCCGCGTGGTCATGAGCTGGATCGAACGCGTGGACAGCAGCACGCACGCGTTGCGGATCGCGATTCGCTCGACCGACGGCAGCTGGGGCGAGCCGCGGGACGTCACGCGGCGCAGCGACTTCTGGCTCAACTGGGCCGACTTCCCCTCGGTGGCGATGCTCGCCGACGGACGCCTGCTCGCCCATTGGCCGCAGCGCAACGGCAGCGGACGCTACGCGTACGAAGTGCGCATGGCCGAGTCGCGGGACGAGGGCCGCACCTGGAGCGAGAGCGTCACCCCGCATCAGCCGGGCATCGAGGCCGAGCACGGCTTCGTGTCGATCCTGCCCTTCGATAGCGGCGCGCTCGTGGTCTTCCTCGATGGTGGCAACAACATCACGTCGGCGCCGGCACATGCCCACGGCGACGCGGAGCACAGCACGCCGATGACGCTCGCCGCAAACCGCTGGGGCAACGCGCCGCTCTCGCCGGCGACCAAGACCGTCGTCGATGCGCGCGTCTGCGATTGCTGCCAGACGAGCGCTGCGCTCTCCGCCAGCGGTCCGGTGGTCGTGTACCGCGACCGCAGCGACACCAAGCCCGAGATCCGCGACATCGTCATCTCGCGCCTCGTGAATGGCGCGTGGACGCCCGCCGTGCCCGTGCACGCCGACAACTGGGAGGTGGACTTCTGCCCGGTGAACGGCCCGATGGTGCAGGCCTACGGCGACACGGTCGTGGTGGCCTGGTTCACGGCGGCGCGCGACACTGCGAAGGTGCAGGTGGCGTTCTCGTATGATGCCGGCGCGACGTTCGGTGCCCCGGTGCGTGTGGACGAGGGCAATCCCGCCGGACGCGTCGGCCTGCAGCTCTTCGACGGCGCGGCCTACGTGAGCTGGCTCGAGCGCGGTGCGGGCGATTCCGCCTTCGTGAAGCTGCGCCGCGTCGAGCGCGATGGACGCGCCGACACGAGCATCGTCGTCAGTCCGTCGAGTGGTGCGCGGTCGAGCGGGTTCCCGCGGATGGCGCGGCTCCGGGATGGCCTGCTCTTCGCATGGACGGTGCCTGGGCGCCCGAGCGTGATTCGCGGCGCGACGTATCGGCGGGTCGAGTGA
- a CDS encoding TlpA family protein disulfide reductase: MRVRRERAARLTMTVALGLVLSACGGAERAPAATLAIGAPAPAYAAQRMDGTPVALADHKGEAVMLNVWATWCKPCREEIPALDSLHREFGPRGFRVVGVSIDVAGDTAEIAGFARQLGASYDLWLDPDDKVSTTFRAIGVPSTALIDRDGVLRWRHMGPVRANDPALRALLDSVLN, from the coding sequence ATGCGGGTTCGTCGCGAGCGCGCAGCGCGATTGACCATGACCGTCGCGCTCGGCCTCGTGCTCAGCGCTTGCGGCGGTGCGGAGCGCGCACCCGCCGCGACACTCGCCATCGGTGCGCCCGCGCCGGCGTACGCCGCGCAGCGCATGGACGGCACTCCCGTCGCCCTCGCCGACCACAAAGGCGAGGCGGTGATGCTCAATGTGTGGGCGACCTGGTGCAAGCCCTGCCGCGAGGAGATTCCGGCGCTCGACTCGCTGCATCGCGAGTTCGGCCCGCGGGGATTCCGCGTCGTCGGCGTGAGTATCGACGTCGCGGGCGACACCGCGGAGATCGCGGGCTTCGCGCGTCAGCTCGGGGCGAGCTACGACCTCTGGCTCGACCCCGACGACAAGGTCTCGACGACGTTCCGGGCGATTGGGGTGCCGAGCACGGCACTCATTGACCGCGACGGCGTACTGCGCTGGCGGCATATGGGCCCGGTGCGCGCGAACGATCCGGCGCTCCGGGCCCTGCTGGACTCCGTGCTGAACTAG
- a CDS encoding GreA/GreB family elongation factor: protein MIEALKQKLTDEAEKLRFELNVTLPNEIRKAVELGDLRENSEYKAALERQQFVQARLGHLTQRLSKLSQIDESQIATDAVGMGSKVTVEDQDTKDREDYYLIFGDAEDFEDGQVTMSSPIGRALLHKKVGEVAMLKLPGRTRKLKIVKLVTIHEDA from the coding sequence GTGATCGAGGCGCTCAAGCAGAAGCTCACCGACGAAGCCGAGAAGCTCCGCTTCGAACTCAACGTCACGCTCCCCAACGAGATCCGCAAAGCCGTCGAACTCGGCGACCTGCGCGAGAACTCGGAGTACAAGGCCGCGCTCGAACGCCAGCAGTTCGTGCAGGCGCGGTTGGGGCACCTGACGCAGCGGCTGTCGAAGCTCTCGCAGATCGACGAGTCGCAGATCGCGACCGACGCCGTCGGCATGGGCTCGAAGGTCACGGTCGAGGACCAGGACACCAAGGATCGCGAGGACTACTACCTGATCTTCGGCGACGCCGAGGACTTCGAGGACGGCCAGGTGACGATGTCGTCGCCGATCGGCCGCGCCCTGTTGCACAAGAAGGTCGGCGAAGTGGCCATGCTCAAGCTGCCCGGCCGCACGCGCAAGCTGAAGATCGTGAAACTCGTCACGATCCACGAAGACGCGTAA